One window from the genome of Gopherus evgoodei ecotype Sinaloan lineage chromosome 2, rGopEvg1_v1.p, whole genome shotgun sequence encodes:
- the LOC115645479 gene encoding uncharacterized protein LOC115645479: protein MFGVPGGPCPAPRLLPPKLLGDPDPAPHLLLPEQPGEPRGAPLQPPLWSPGDSCPAPRLPPEQTEEPHHVLRPLTPETLGDPLPMPPPQVQPGEPCYMLWPLHLERPGELCPVSRLPLPEEPRGTLLPPLLWPRGDPWLPCPEPPGEPCGVSWLLLPGPPGDPRPGPLSPRLAAPGEPLDVFQTSEVRPSTTTPLQIPQDLPAAHRPPQPPRDASPVFLRSPITPPAPQQLRDDSPDPLRSPDTPTAPQHLTPPRSKSPDPLQDTCTPQELQPPGGILNVPETQLPPKDAAPLASCAPENDQEGPNAPQDGCFAPDTVYLQYPLTADALICPICLPPRRFHLLGGVTRYLKRCHGQSTAFSCARCSLPFECQRKCKAHQASCTKASKKTTPVLRHPVPQPAAPVPKRSRATVLTAAQKPTPAPEPADQNPATGTTNAATGSVDRAPTNRGPVTSSQVARKISELRHLSAPSNLHEPAPRRASAPPRVAIRNPTPRGTNTGSRPALRAPATRGANATPQPTLRTPPGRGQGPPPRPANIGDPTTTSGPQPQNPTIRESDAAPTGTSPLSANRRPSTNTATPRAMTTRERPDADAAPAEPSRAPPTSNATTPPTAMPRGPTERSPELQGRRPAGQTANPLPARTEEPEDRQPTIRPATPWQAAWIEKLRATASFEEFDQLINELTCELSTEIVSRRTPNQEAARPTSRRPAPNRDATTRGAGRRNPSHRYNLAAASQIQKMYRTNRLKAMRKVLDGPSSYCTIPPERLYRYFLEVFADKPRNDVQRPECLHPLPRITNADGLEADFTPKEVMARLSRTKNTAPGKDGIPYSLLKKRDPGCHVLSGIFNLCRCFGRPPTSWKKAMTVLIYKKGERDDPSNWRPISLCSTMYKLYASCLAARITEWATTGGAISPAQKGFMPSEGCYEHNFLLQTVLQTTRRAHNQCAIAWLDLANAFGSIPHHHIFSTLREFGMPETFLRLIRELYKGCSTTIRSVEGETAEIPIRSGVKQGCPLSPIIFSLAMEPLLRAISDGADGFDLHGERVNVLAYADDLVLIADDPERLQGMLNTIGRVAEWTGLRFNAKKCASLHVNCSKKNSVQATDFLIQGESVVPLAEGQAYQHLGTPTGFRVRQTPEDTIQEILQDASRIDVSLLAPWQKIDALNTFLIPRIAFVLRGSAVAKVPLNKADNVIRQLVKKWLSLPQRASNELVYIAHRHGGANVPRMGDLCDIAVITHAFRLLTCPDAVVKKVATTALCSATAKRIDRAASGQDMATFLSGSMDDDFARDRGDIASLWTRARNATRRLGKRLGCRWVWSEDRRELGVLIPWTETEDTVISPGARGTLERSLKAAVRALYLGTLKKKPDQGKVYEVTSKWDSSNHFLHSGSFIRFADWRFIHRARLNCVPLNGAVRHGTRDKRCRKCGYAMETLPHVLCSCKPHARAWQLRHNAIQDRLVKAIAPQLGEKVTNRTVPGTDSPLRPDIVVMDEARKKIILVDVTVPFENRTLAFREARARKLEKYTPLADTLRSKGYEVYTDALIVGALGAWDPCNERVLRACGVGRRYAQLMRRLMVSDTIRWSRDIYTEHVTGHRQYQE from the coding sequence ATGTTTGGGGTGCCGGGGGGCCCATGCCCTGCGCCCCGGCTGCTCCCTCCCAAGCTGCTGGGAGACCCCGACCCCGCACCTCACCTGCTCCTGCCTGAGCAGCCCGGGGAGCCCCGTGGCGCGCCTCTGCAGCCGCCGCTCTGGTCCCCAGGGGACTCCTGTCCTGCGCCCAGACTGCCGCCTGAGCAGACTGAGGAGCCCCACCATGTACTCCGGCCACTAACGCCTGAGACGCTGGGAgatcccctccccatgcccccgcCGCAGGTACAGCCTGGGGAGCCCTGCTATATGCTCTGGCCCCTGCACCTGGAGCGGCCCGGGGAACTCTGCCCCGTGTCCCGACTACCGCTGCCAGAGGAGCCCCGTGGCACACTCCTGCCGCCCCTGCTCTGGCCGCGGGGGGATCCCTGGCTGCCGTGCCCCGAGCCGCCTGGGGAGCCCTGCGGCgtgtcctggctgctgctgcccggTCCGCCGGGGGACCCTCGTCCGGGACCCCTGTCGCCGCGACTCGCGGCGCCTGGGGAGCCCCTTGATGTTTTTCAGACATCAGAAGTGCGCCCCTCCACGACCACGCCGCTCCAGATCCCACAAGACCTCCCCGCCGCCCACCGGCCACCCCAACCGCCAAGAGACGCCTCCCCCGTCTTCCTGCGCTCGCCGATCACGCCCCCCGCACCCCAGCAGCTACGAGATGACTCTCCTGATCCACTGCGGTCGCCGGACACACCTACTGCACCCCAGCACCTCACGCCACCGAGGAGTAAATCCCCCGACCCGCTAcaggacacctgcaccccccaggAACTCCAGCCTCCGGGGGGAATCCTCAATGTTCCTGAGACTCAGCTACCACCGAAGGACGCCGCCCCCCTCGCCAGCTGTGCACCAGAAAATGACCAGGAAGGCCCCAATGCCCCACAAGATGGCTGCTTCGCCCCAGACACCGTCTACCTCCAATACCCCCTCACTGCAGATGCGCTCATCTGCCCCATCTGCCTGCCGCCTCGACGCTTTCATCTCCTCGGAGGGGTCACCAGATATCTGAAGAGGTGCCACGGCCAGTCCACCGCCTTCAGCTGTGCCCGCTGCAGCCTGCCCTTCGAGTGTCAGAGGAAATGCAAGGCACACCAGGCCAGCTGTACAAAAGCCAGCAAAAAGACGACTCCGGTCCTCCGCCATCCTGTGCCCCAGCCTGCTGCTCCTGTGCCGAAAAGAAGCAGAGCGACCGTGCTGACCGCTGCCCAGAAGCCCACCCCAGCCCCCGAGCCAGCGGACCAGAACCCTGCCACCGGAACGACAAATGCTGCAACGGGAAGCGTTGACCGAGCTCCTACCAACAGGGGTCCTGTCACCTCCTCCCAGGTCGCCCGGAAGATCTCCGAACTGAGGCACCTAAGTGCCCCCTCCAACCTACACGAACCCGCCCCAAGAAGGGCCAGTGCTCCACCACGCGTGGCCATTCGAAACCCCACCCCTAGAGGCACCAATACTGGCTCCCGGCCCGCCCTCCGAGCTCCAGCCACAAGGGGCGCCAACGCAACTCCTCAGCCCACCCTGCGAACTCCACCTGGCCGGGGACAGGGGCCACCCCCCAGACCTGCTAACATCGGAGACCCCACCACTACGTCCGGACCGCAGCCCCAGAACCCCACCATCAGAGAGTCCGACGCGGCCCCTACAGGCACCAGCCCACTCTCTGCCAACAGAAGACCATCCACTAACACAGCGACCCCCCGGGCGATGACCACACGCGAAAGACCGGACGCTGACGCTGCACCCGCCGAACCAAGCCGGGCTCCACCAACCAGCAATGCCACTACTCCACCGACGGCTATGCCTCGGGGACCAACCGAAAGATCCCCCGAGCTGCAAGGGAGACGACCCGCCGGCCAAACCGCGAACCCACTACCCGCGCGGACCGAAGAACCAGAGGACCGGCAGCCGACGATTAGGCCAGCCACGCCCTGGCAGGCTGCCTGGATCGAGAAGCTCCGAGCGACAGCCTCGTTTGAAGAATTCGACCAGCTCATCAATGAGCTCACCTGCGAGCTCTCCACAGAGATCGTCTCCAGGAGGACCCCAAACCAGGAGGCTGCACGTCCTACCTCCAGAAGGCCCGCCCCAAACCGCGACGCCACCACCCGAGGAGCTGGACGAAGAAACCCCAGCCACCGTTACAACCTGGCAGCAGCCTCCCAGATCCAGAAGATGTACAGAACCAACCGCCTCAAGGCCATGAGAAAGGTCCTCGACGGTCCCTCATCCTACTGCACGATCCCGCCCGAGCGCCTATACCGCTACTTCCTGGAAGTATTCGCTGACAAGCCCAGGAACGACGTGCAGCGCCCAGAGTGCCTTCACCCGCTGCCCCGCATCACCAATGCAGATGGCCTAGAGGCTGATTTCACGCCCAAAGAGGTGATGGCCAGGCTCTCCAGGACCAAAAACACTGCGCCCGGAAAAGACGGCATCCCCTACAGCCTCCTCAAAAAGCGGGACCCCGGCTGCCATGTGCTCTCCGGCATCTTTAACCTATGCCGGTGCTTTGGCCGGCCACCCACCTCCTGGAAGAAGGCCATGACGGTCCTGATCTACAAGAAGGGTGAGCGAGAcgaccccagcaactggagacccatctccctctgctctaCAATGTACAAGCTATAcgccagctgcctggcagccagAATCACGGAGTGGGCGACGACCGGGGGAGCCATCAGCCCAGCCCAGAAGGGCTTCATGCCATCAGAGGGGTGCTATGAAcacaacttcctgctccagaccGTCCTCCAGACGACCAGAAGGGCCCACAACCAGTGCGCAATAGCGTGGCTGGATCTGGCCAACGCCTTCGGGTCCATCCCCCACCATCACATCTTCAGCACCCTACGGGAGTTCGGGATGCCGGAGACCTTCCTCCGCCTGATCCGGGAACTCTACAAGGGTTGCAGCACCACCATCCGCTCAGTAGAAGGCGAAACCGCCGAGATCCCGATCCGCAGCGGcgtgaagcagggctgccccctcagcccgatCATCTTCAGCCTCGCCATGGAGCCGCTCCTGCGGGCAATCTCCGACGGCGCCGACGGCTTCGACCTACACGGCGAGAGAGTGAACGTGTTGGCCTACGCAGATGACCTAGTCCTGATCGCGGACGACCCCGAGAGGCTCCAGGGCATGCTCAACACCATCGGGAGAGTTGCAGAATGGACGGGACTCCGCTTTAACGCCAAAAAGTGCGCGTCCCTCCACGTCAACTGCAGCAAGAAGAACTCGGTGCAGGCTACGGACTTCCTCATCCAGGGTGAATCCGTCGTCCCCCTGGCCGAGGGGCAGGCGTACCAACACCTCGGCACGCCGACGGGCTTCCGTGTCCGGCAGACCCCCGAGGACACCATCCAGGAAATCCTGCAGGACGCCTCCAGGATCGACGTTTCCCTGCTGGCTCCGTGGCAGAAAATCGATGCCCTCAACACGttcctgatcccccgcatcgCCTTTGTCCTGAGAGGATCTGCcgtggcaaaggtgcccctcaacaaggCGGACAATGTCATCCGGCAACTGGTGAAGaagtggctgtccctgccccagagagcaagCAACGAGCTGGTCTATATCGCTCACCGGCACGGTGGCGCCAACGTCCCCCGCATGGGAGACCTCTGCGATATCGCGGTCATCACACACGCCTTtcgcctcctgacgtgcccggacgcCGTGGTAAAGAAAGTCGCGACGACCGCCCTGTGCTCCGCCACCGCAAAGCGAATCGACAGAGCTGCCTCTGGCCAAGATATGGCCACCTTCCTGAGCGGCTCCATGGACGATGACTTCGCCCGAGACAGAGGCGACATAGCCTCACTGTGGACCCGTGCCCGCAATGCCACGCGCCGACTGGGGAAACGACTAGGCTGCCGCTGGGTATGGAGCGAGGACCGacgggagctgggagtcctgataCCGTGGACCGAGACGGAGGACACCGtcatcagccctggagccagaggcacGCTGGAGAGGTCACTGAAGGCCGCCGTACGCGCGCTCTACTTGGGCACGCTGAAGAAAAAACCAGACCAGGGCAAGGTTTACGAGgtcaccagcaagtgggactccagcaaccacttcctccactCAGGCAGCTTCATCCGCTTCGCTGACTGGCGCTTCATACACCGCGCCCGACTAAACTGCGTCCCGCTTAACGGAGCTGTCCGCCACGGGACccgagacaagcgctgcaggaagtgcgggtacgccatggagaccctgccccacgtcctgtgcagctgcaagccccacgccagagcctggcagctgcgtcACAACGCCATCCAGGACCGTCTGGTAAAGGCCATCGCTCCGCAGCTGGGAGAAAAAGTCACCAACCGCAccgtccctggcaccgacagcccACTGCGCCCAGACATCGTCGTCATGGACGAGGCTCgaaaaaagatcatcctcgttgaTGTGACGGTTCCTTTCGAAAACAGGACCCTGGCCTTCCGCGAGGCCCGAGCCCGAAAGCTCGAAAAATACACCCCCTTGGCGGACACTCTGCGGTcaaagggctacgaggtctaTACCGACGCCCTGATTGTTggggccctgggtgcctgggacccttGTAATGAACGTGTGCTTCGGGCCTGTGGGGTAGGCCGTCGTTACGCACAGCTCATGAGACGcctgatggtctcggacactatcagatggtccagagacatctacacgGAGCACGTCACCGGTCACCGCCAATACCAGGAGTAA